In Rhodamnia argentea isolate NSW1041297 chromosome 4, ASM2092103v1, whole genome shotgun sequence, the following proteins share a genomic window:
- the LOC115750821 gene encoding stemmadenine O-acetyltransferase-like, with protein MAMKVEVVSTETIKPSSPTPSHLRNFKLCLLDQLAPPFYLPVILFYSSPNDKVAPNSASVTGHLKTSLSQALSLFYPLGGRVKGDAAIDCNDEGALYLEAKAHFELSEVLSNPDINQLQQFLPFSSYRVAPNIEKQVIVGIQANFFDCGGIGIGICICHKIADAASVSAFLTAWSEIALNGIDGEASLITPFLKASELFQPKDINFQMPYGKGVISEEKLSTKMFRFDGESLARLKARFGSATPTRIEAVTALIWKSAVEVARKRPEWNEKYPPSSAATHVVNIRSRMRPQPLPENALGNLWQITVAPLVDANKGVELQEFAGILRKSIRAIDGEYLSVLQGERGLAKAYESLMAPLKLAASSAGKMELYGFSSWARFPFYEVDFGWGRPAWVCTPGYPIQNMVFLTGTRCGDGIEAWITLTEHDMIEFERDNELLQFVSPSP; from the coding sequence ATGGCCATGAAAGTCGAGGTCGTCTCCACAGAGACCATCAAGCCTTCCTCTCCAACTCCATCTCACCTCAGGAACTTCAAGCTCTGTCTCCTTGACCAACTGGCTCCTCCGTTTTACCTTCCGGTCATCCTGTTCTACTCCTCTCCCAATGACAAGGTGGCGCCGAACTCTGCCTCGGTCACAGGACACTTGAAAACTTCGCTCTCCCAGGCGCTTTCCCTCTTCTACCCTCTAGGTGGAAGGGTGAAAGGCGATGCCGCCATCGATTGCAACGATGAGGGAGCCCTCTATTTGGAGGCGAAAGCTCACTTCGAGTTGTCCGAAGTCCTGTCAAACCCAGACATCAATCAGCTGCAGCAATTCCTCCCATTCTCTTCTTACAGAGTCGCTCCTAACATAGAGAAACAGGTCATCGTAGGGATCCAAGCCAACTTCTTCGACTGTGGCGGCATCGGGATCGGCATCTGCATCTGTCACAAGATTGCTGACGCTGCGTCGGTCTCTGCTTTCCTCACCGCATGGTCGGAAATTGCTCTCAATGGCATTGACGGTGAAGCCAGCCTCATCACTCCCTTTTTGAAAGCATCTGAGCTCTTCCAACCAAAGGACATAAACTTCCAAATGCCATATGGAAAAGGGGTCATCAGCGAAGAGAAGCTTTCAACAAAGATGTTTCGTTTCGACGGTGAGAGCTTGGCACGCCTTAAGGCCAGGTTTGGCAGTGCCACTCCTACTCGCATCGAGGCGGTGACCGCCCTCATTTGGAAATCCGCCGTGGAGGTGGCGAGGAAGAGGCCAGAGTGGAACGAGAAGTATCCCCCATCATCAGCAGCAACACACGTGGTGAACATCAGAAGCAGGATGAGGCCACAACCATTGCCTGAGAATGCCTTGGGCAATCTGTGGCAGATCACTGTTGCACCACTGGTGGACGCAAACAAGGGAGTTGAATTGCAGGAGTTTGCAGGCATTCTCAGGAAATCAATCAGGGCAATTGATGGCGAATATTTGAGCGTGCTCCAAGGCGAGAGGGGATTGGCCAAGGCCTACGAGAGCCTCATGGCGCCACTGAAGCTGGCAGCGTCGTCTGCGGGAAAGATGGAGCTCTACGGGTTCAGCAGCTGGGCGAGGTTTCCTTTCTATGAGGTGGATTTCGGCTGGGGAAGGCCCGCTTGGGTATGCACCCCCGGTTATCCGATTCAAAATATGGTGTTTTTAACGGGAACGAGGTGCGGGGATGGGATCGAAGCTTGGATCACATTGACCGAGCACGACATGATCGAGTTCGAGCGCGACAATGAGTTGCTACAGTTTGTTTCACCGAGCCCTTGA